CTTGCCAGCAGATGAATTAGAGCCTGCTAAGGTGGCGAGATCCGTTTCTTTAATGAGCGTAAAACATTGCGTTATTACCTCGGTGGATAGGGATGATTTACCAGACGGAGGTTCCATTATATGGGCAAAAACGGTAAATGCAATTCGCAAGGCTTCGCCAACCACCACCATGGAAACGCTTATACCAGATTTCGCCGGTAAGTGGGAAAACCTGCAACGCATTATTGATGTGGCTCCCGAAATTGTTTCCCATAACCTAGAAACGGTACGTAGGCTAACTAAGCAAGTGCGCATCCAAGCAAAATATGATAGATCTCTCGAGGTTTTAAGACGCCTGAAAAAGGGCGGTATGAGAACCAAGAGTGGTGTAATGTTAGGACTTGGTGAAACGGATGAAGAAGTTATTGAAACCATGGAAGACTTAAGGTCGGTAGGGTGTGATATCCTAACACTTGGACAATATCTTCAGCCTACAAAAAAGCACCTGCCGGTTGCTGAGTTTGTACATCCAGACCGATTTAAGAAATACGAAAAACTAGGTCTAGAAATGGGCTTTAGATTTGTAGAAAGCGGTCCCCTTGTTCGCTCATCTTACCACGCAGAGAAACACCTTTTCGATTAATTTTTCATGATTAGAGTCGCAATTAATGGATTCGGAAGAATTGGGCGCTGCTTTTTAAGAATTGCGCAAACCAATCCAGAGATACAGGTTGTTGCTGTTAACGATCTTGCAGATCATAAAACTTTGGCACATCTGTTAAAGTGGGACTCAGTTCATGGAAAAGCTAATTTCCCGATTGAAGTTGTTGATAAGGGAATAGAAATTCAAGGGCGGT
This region of Luteibaculum oceani genomic DNA includes:
- the lipA gene encoding lipoyl synthase; the encoded protein is MSEVVVEEKSKRSPKPSWLRVKLPTGEEYKKVRNIVSEHKLHTICESGNCPNMGECWGAGTATFMILGNICTRSCGFCSVATGKPLPADELEPAKVARSVSLMSVKHCVITSVDRDDLPDGGSIIWAKTVNAIRKASPTTTMETLIPDFAGKWENLQRIIDVAPEIVSHNLETVRRLTKQVRIQAKYDRSLEVLRRLKKGGMRTKSGVMLGLGETDEEVIETMEDLRSVGCDILTLGQYLQPTKKHLPVAEFVHPDRFKKYEKLGLEMGFRFVESGPLVRSSYHAEKHLFD